The Rhizobium sp. BT03 genome has a window encoding:
- a CDS encoding NAD-dependent succinate-semialdehyde dehydrogenase has product MAFTTALTKHVPFSSPLLRDAGYINGAWTSGNATGTFDVLNPATGELLASLPDMGAAETRAAIDAAYAAQPAWAARPAKERSAILRKWFDLMVANADELAAILTAEMGKPFAEARGEILYAASYVEWYAEEAKRIYGETIPAPSDDKRMIVIRQPVGVVGTITPWNFPAAMIARKIAPALAVGCTVVSKPAEQTPLTAIALAVLAEQAGIPSGVFNLIVGVDGPAIGRELCGNDKVRKISFTGSTEVGRILMRQCADQIKKVSLELGGNAPFIVFDDADLDAAVEGAIASKYRNAGQTCVCANRLYIQSSVYDAFAAKLAARVAAMSVGDGFQAGVEIGPLIDEQGLAKVEDHVGDALAKGAKVLTGGKRIDGAGTFFAPTVLTGVVRGMKVAREETFGPVAPLFRFETAEDVIAQANDTEFGLAAYFYAGDLKKVWRVAEALEYGMIGINTGIMSSETAPFGGIKQSGLGREGSRHGADDYLEMKYLCIGGV; this is encoded by the coding sequence ATGGCTTTCACCACCGCACTGACGAAACACGTTCCCTTCTCTTCTCCCTTGCTGCGCGACGCCGGCTACATCAACGGCGCCTGGACCTCAGGCAATGCCACTGGGACTTTCGACGTGCTCAACCCGGCAACGGGAGAACTGCTCGCTTCGCTGCCCGATATGGGGGCTGCCGAGACGCGGGCGGCGATCGATGCGGCCTATGCCGCCCAGCCGGCCTGGGCTGCCCGCCCGGCCAAGGAGCGCAGCGCGATCCTGCGCAAATGGTTCGACCTGATGGTCGCCAATGCCGACGAACTCGCCGCAATCCTGACCGCCGAAATGGGCAAGCCGTTCGCCGAAGCGCGCGGCGAAATCCTCTATGCGGCGTCCTATGTCGAATGGTACGCCGAAGAAGCCAAGCGCATCTATGGCGAGACGATCCCGGCACCTTCCGATGACAAGCGCATGATCGTCATCAGGCAGCCGGTCGGCGTCGTCGGCACGATCACGCCGTGGAATTTCCCGGCGGCGATGATTGCCCGCAAGATTGCACCGGCGCTGGCCGTCGGCTGCACTGTGGTGTCGAAGCCGGCCGAGCAGACGCCGCTGACGGCAATCGCCCTTGCCGTGCTCGCCGAACAGGCCGGCATTCCCTCAGGCGTCTTCAACCTCATCGTCGGCGTCGACGGCCCGGCGATCGGCCGTGAGCTGTGCGGCAACGACAAGGTGCGCAAGATCAGCTTCACCGGCTCGACGGAGGTCGGCCGCATCCTGATGCGGCAATGCGCCGACCAGATCAAGAAGGTGAGCCTGGAGCTCGGCGGCAACGCGCCGTTCATCGTCTTCGACGATGCCGATCTCGACGCCGCGGTCGAGGGCGCGATCGCCTCCAAATACCGCAATGCCGGCCAGACCTGCGTTTGTGCCAACCGTCTCTACATCCAGTCGAGCGTCTATGACGCCTTCGCGGCCAAGCTTGCCGCCAGGGTCGCCGCAATGTCGGTCGGCGACGGCTTTCAGGCCGGCGTCGAGATCGGGCCGCTGATCGATGAGCAGGGCCTTGCCAAGGTGGAAGACCATGTCGGCGACGCGCTGGCCAAGGGCGCCAAGGTGCTGACCGGCGGCAAACGCATCGACGGCGCCGGCACCTTCTTTGCCCCGACGGTGCTGACCGGTGTTGTTCGCGGCATGAAGGTGGCGCGCGAGGAAACCTTCGGGCCGGTGGCGCCGCTCTTCCGTTTCGAGACGGCCGAGGATGTCATCGCTCAAGCCAATGATACGGAATTCGGCCTTGCCGCCTATTTCTATGCCGGCGACCTGAAGAAGGTCTGGCGGGTGGCCGAAGCGCTGGAATATGGCATGATCGGCATCAACACCGGCATCATGTCCTCCGAGACCGCGCCCTTCGGCGGCATCAAGCAATCCGGCCTCGGCCGCGAGGGCTCACGCCACGGCGCCGACGACTATCTGGAAATGAAATATCTCTGCATCGGCGGCGTCTGA
- a CDS encoding SlyX family protein, with translation MSDETNRITRLEEMLAYQAKTIEELSDQLAEQWKIVEQMRTKLDRLTERFLSLEEQSLEAPGITRPPHY, from the coding sequence ATGTCCGACGAGACGAACCGCATCACCCGTCTGGAGGAAATGCTGGCCTATCAGGCAAAGACGATCGAGGAGCTTTCCGATCAGCTTGCCGAACAATGGAAGATCGTCGAGCAGATGCGCACCAAGCTCGACCGGCTCACCGAACGCTTCCTGTCGCTCGAGGAGCAGTCGCTGGAAGCGCCGGGTATCACCCGCCCGCCGCATTATTGA
- the uxaC gene encoding glucuronate isomerase, with the protein MDAGNSFLHPDRLFPADPATRTIARDLYETVRNLPIVSPHGHTEPAWFADDKPFEDAASLLVIPDHYLFRMLHSVGVPLDELGVPRLDGKPVAAGRTIWRTFAKHYHLFRGTPSSLWVDHAMSAVLGCTEPLTSDNADALYDHINAQLALPEFRPRALHQRFGIETIATTEGALDPLTHHQKMAADGWIGKVRTTYRPDSVTDPDAVGFRDNLIKFGEITGADVTRWEGLIEAHRRRRAYFRQFGATATDHGVPTAFTADLPLAEKQALLDKALRGPLSAAEAELFRGQMMTEMAGLSAEDGMVMQIHAGSRRNTDSGLFATRGPNMGADIPTRTDWVGGLNALLSRYGHAPGLRVLLFTLDETTYAREMAPMVGHWPCLMIGPPWWFHDSPLGIRRYLDQVVETAGFANMAGFNDDTRALLSIPARHDVWRREVCRFLAGLAAEHRISESDAAIVAGELSYGNAKKAYKL; encoded by the coding sequence ATGGATGCAGGAAACAGCTTTCTTCATCCGGACCGGCTCTTTCCGGCCGACCCGGCAACACGGACCATTGCGCGCGACCTCTACGAGACGGTGCGCAATCTGCCGATCGTCAGCCCGCACGGGCATACCGAACCCGCCTGGTTCGCCGACGACAAGCCCTTCGAAGATGCGGCCTCGCTGCTGGTCATCCCCGATCACTATCTCTTCCGGATGCTGCACAGCGTCGGCGTTCCCTTGGACGAGCTCGGCGTTCCCAGGCTCGACGGCAAGCCGGTGGCTGCGGGGCGGACGATCTGGCGAACCTTTGCCAAGCATTATCATCTCTTCCGCGGAACGCCGTCGAGCCTCTGGGTCGACCACGCCATGTCGGCCGTGCTCGGCTGCACCGAGCCGCTGACATCAGACAATGCCGATGCGCTCTACGACCATATCAATGCTCAGCTTGCCCTTCCCGAATTCCGCCCGCGGGCGCTGCATCAGCGATTCGGCATCGAAACGATCGCGACGACGGAGGGCGCGCTTGACCCGCTGACGCATCATCAGAAGATGGCCGCCGACGGCTGGATCGGCAAGGTGCGCACCACCTACCGGCCGGACAGCGTCACCGATCCGGATGCGGTCGGCTTCCGCGATAATCTCATCAAGTTCGGCGAGATCACCGGCGCTGACGTGACGCGCTGGGAGGGCCTGATCGAGGCGCACCGGCGCCGGCGCGCCTATTTCCGCCAGTTCGGCGCCACCGCGACCGATCACGGCGTGCCCACAGCCTTCACCGCCGATCTGCCGCTTGCGGAAAAGCAGGCGCTGCTCGACAAGGCGCTGAGGGGGCCGCTGTCGGCTGCGGAGGCGGAACTCTTCCGCGGCCAGATGATGACCGAGATGGCCGGGCTTTCGGCCGAGGACGGCATGGTCATGCAGATCCATGCGGGGTCGCGGCGCAACACCGACAGCGGGCTGTTTGCGACGCGCGGCCCGAATATGGGCGCCGATATTCCGACCCGCACCGACTGGGTCGGCGGCCTCAATGCGCTGCTTTCCAGATACGGCCATGCGCCGGGGCTGCGGGTGCTGCTCTTCACCCTCGACGAGACGACCTATGCGCGCGAAATGGCGCCGATGGTCGGCCATTGGCCCTGCCTGATGATCGGCCCGCCCTGGTGGTTCCACGACAGCCCGCTCGGCATCCGCCGCTATCTCGACCAGGTGGTGGAAACGGCAGGCTTCGCCAATATGGCCGGTTTCAATGACGATACGCGGGCGCTGCTTTCGATCCCGGCGCGGCATGATGTCTGGCGCCGCGAAGTCTGCCGCTTCCTCGCCGGCCTTGCCGCCGAGCACCGGATTTCCGAGAGCGATGCCGCGATCGTGGCGGGCGAACTTTCCTATGGCAATGCGAAGAAGGCCTACAAGCTGTGA
- a CDS encoding mannitol dehydrogenase family protein: MSERLQTLSGLAPTAKLPAYDRSRLKSGILHLGPGAFFRAHFAPFTDGALAADGGDWGIEVASLRTADVADNLSAQNGLYTTLIRDTSGTTGEVIGSILKAHVAPRDPAGLLARLEDPDIRIVSMTVTEKAYGFDPATGGLDLKHPDIVADLANRHAPRGVIGYLVEGLARRRQKGIAPFTPLSCDNLPSNGAVLKRLVLEFTSRIDADLHRWIEANVPFPSTMVDRITPASTDATYADAERLTGRTDMAAIETEPFTQWVIEDHFANGRPAWEKVRGALMVEDVSAYEKMKLRMLNGAHSLLAYLGYIGGYEFIRDVMDDAALAALAYRHMHAAARTLDPVPGIDLDDYANELIARFANKAIAHRTYQIAMDGTQKLPQRLLEPACEALAHGDRAETYAIAVAAWMRYAIGEHGNGERFELRDPRAAEIAALIADVPRTGPAISAALFTLPGLFPAALTGHRAWAQDVSDKLEILIQDDRLPLF; encoded by the coding sequence GTGAGCGAACGACTGCAGACCCTTTCCGGCCTCGCCCCGACGGCGAAGCTTCCCGCCTATGACCGCAGCCGGCTGAAAAGCGGCATCCTGCATCTGGGTCCCGGCGCCTTTTTTCGCGCGCATTTCGCGCCGTTTACGGATGGCGCGCTCGCAGCCGACGGCGGCGACTGGGGTATCGAGGTGGCAAGCCTGCGCACCGCCGATGTCGCCGACAATCTGAGTGCCCAGAACGGGCTTTATACGACGTTGATCCGTGACACCTCGGGAACGACGGGCGAGGTGATCGGCTCGATCCTGAAGGCGCATGTGGCGCCGCGCGATCCGGCCGGCCTGCTGGCGCGGCTCGAAGATCCCGATATCCGCATCGTCAGCATGACGGTGACGGAAAAGGCCTATGGTTTCGATCCCGCAACCGGCGGCCTCGACCTCAAACATCCCGATATCGTCGCCGACCTCGCCAACCGGCATGCGCCGCGCGGCGTCATCGGCTATCTCGTCGAAGGCCTTGCGCGCCGGCGGCAGAAGGGCATCGCACCCTTTACGCCGCTCAGCTGCGACAACCTGCCGAGCAACGGCGCTGTTTTGAAACGCCTGGTGCTCGAATTCACCTCCCGTATCGATGCCGATCTGCACCGCTGGATCGAAGCGAATGTGCCCTTCCCTTCGACGATGGTCGATCGCATCACGCCGGCCAGCACCGACGCGACCTACGCCGATGCCGAGCGGCTGACCGGCCGCACGGATATGGCGGCGATCGAGACCGAGCCCTTTACGCAATGGGTCATCGAAGACCATTTCGCCAATGGCCGGCCGGCCTGGGAAAAGGTGCGCGGCGCGCTGATGGTCGAAGACGTCTCGGCCTATGAGAAGATGAAGCTCCGGATGCTGAACGGCGCCCATTCGCTGCTCGCCTATCTCGGTTATATCGGCGGCTATGAATTCATCCGCGACGTGATGGACGATGCTGCCTTGGCAGCGCTTGCCTACCGCCATATGCATGCAGCGGCGAGAACGCTTGATCCCGTTCCCGGCATCGATCTCGACGACTATGCCAATGAATTGATAGCACGCTTTGCAAATAAGGCGATCGCCCATCGCACCTATCAGATCGCCATGGACGGCACCCAGAAACTGCCGCAGCGGCTGCTGGAACCGGCCTGCGAGGCGCTGGCGCATGGCGACCGGGCGGAGACCTATGCGATCGCCGTGGCGGCCTGGATGCGCTATGCGATCGGCGAACACGGCAATGGCGAGCGCTTCGAGCTGCGCGATCCCCGGGCCGCGGAAATCGCGGCGCTGATCGCCGATGTCCCGCGCACCGGCCCGGCGATTTCGGCGGCTCTCTTCACCCTGCCCGGATTGTTCCCGGCGGCTTTGACCGGACACCGCGCCTGGGCGCAGGATGTCTCGGACAAGCTGGAGATTTTGATTCAGGACGACCGGCTGCCGTTGTTTTGA
- a CDS encoding FAD-dependent oxidoreductase gives MTRQLPKTAKAVVIGGGIIGCSTAYHLGKLGWTDTVLLERKKLTSGTTFHAAGLVGQLRSSANITQLLGYSVDLYKRLEEETGLGTGWKMNGGLRLACNEERWTEVKRQATTAQSFGLEMQLLTPQEAFDLWPLMTTDDLVGAAFLPTDGQANPSDITQALAKGARLSGVSIFEDTEVLDLEIDKGRIRAVVTAEGRIECERVVVCAGQWTRAFGQRFGVNVPLVSVEHQYIITESFGVPSNLPTLRDPDRLTYYKEEVGGIVMGGYEPNPIPWAQNGIPEGFHYTLLDSNFDHFEQIMEQALGRVPALENVGVKQLLNGPESFTPDGNFILGEAPDLKNFFVGAGFNAFGIASAGGAGMALAEWVTKGEPPYDLWPVDIRRFGRPHFDTDWVRTRTLEAYGKHYTMAWPFEEHASGRPCRKSPLYDRLKAQGACFGEKLGWERPNWFADLFANEEPRDIYSYSRQNWFEAVGREHRAVREAAVIFDQTSFAKFVLKGRDAEAALSWIAANDVARPVGSLIYTQMLNDKGGIECDLTVARVAENEYYIVTGTGFATHDFNWIARNIPAEMHAELVDVTSAYSVLSLMGPNARAVLEKVTGSDVSNAAFPFGQVRTIGISGCPVRALRITYVGELGYELHIPIEYATTVYDVLMASGGEFGLVNAGYRAIESCRLEKGYRAWGSDIGPDHTPVEAGLGWAVKIKKNIPFRGREAIERQLKEGVKKRLACFVPDDPDIVLLGRETIYRDGKRVGWLSSGGFGYTLGKPIGYGYVRNADGVTEDFVLSGTYELDVARERIPCKVSLAPLYDPDMARVKT, from the coding sequence ATGACGAGACAATTACCGAAGACGGCGAAAGCCGTGGTCATCGGCGGCGGTATCATCGGCTGCTCGACAGCCTATCATCTCGGCAAGCTCGGCTGGACCGATACCGTCCTGTTGGAGCGCAAGAAGCTGACTTCGGGCACCACCTTCCATGCCGCCGGCCTCGTCGGCCAGCTGCGCAGCAGCGCCAATATCACCCAGCTGCTCGGCTATTCCGTCGATCTCTACAAGCGGCTGGAAGAGGAAACCGGCCTCGGCACCGGCTGGAAGATGAATGGCGGCCTGCGCCTTGCCTGCAACGAGGAGCGCTGGACCGAGGTCAAGCGCCAGGCGACCACGGCGCAGTCCTTCGGCCTCGAAATGCAATTGCTGACGCCGCAGGAAGCCTTCGATCTCTGGCCGCTGATGACAACTGACGATCTCGTCGGCGCCGCCTTTCTTCCCACAGACGGCCAGGCCAATCCCTCCGACATCACCCAGGCGCTGGCGAAGGGCGCCCGCCTGTCGGGTGTTTCGATCTTCGAGGATACCGAGGTTCTCGATCTCGAAATCGACAAGGGAAGAATCCGCGCCGTCGTTACCGCTGAGGGCCGTATCGAATGCGAGCGCGTCGTCGTCTGCGCCGGCCAATGGACGCGCGCCTTTGGCCAGCGCTTCGGCGTCAACGTGCCGCTGGTCTCCGTCGAACATCAATATATCATCACCGAATCCTTCGGCGTGCCCTCCAACCTGCCGACGCTGCGCGATCCCGATCGCCTGACCTATTACAAGGAAGAGGTCGGCGGCATCGTCATGGGCGGTTACGAGCCGAACCCCATTCCCTGGGCGCAAAACGGCATCCCCGAAGGTTTCCACTACACGCTGCTCGACAGCAATTTCGACCATTTCGAGCAGATCATGGAACAGGCGCTCGGCCGCGTTCCGGCGCTTGAGAATGTCGGCGTCAAGCAGCTGTTGAACGGCCCGGAAAGTTTTACGCCGGACGGTAACTTCATTCTCGGCGAGGCGCCGGATCTGAAGAACTTCTTCGTCGGCGCCGGCTTCAACGCCTTCGGCATCGCCTCGGCCGGCGGCGCCGGCATGGCGCTTGCCGAATGGGTGACGAAGGGCGAGCCGCCCTATGATCTCTGGCCGGTCGACATCCGCCGTTTCGGCCGCCCCCACTTCGATACCGACTGGGTGCGCACCCGTACGCTCGAAGCCTATGGCAAGCACTACACCATGGCCTGGCCGTTCGAGGAGCATGCGAGCGGCCGCCCCTGCCGCAAATCGCCGCTCTACGACCGGCTGAAAGCGCAGGGCGCCTGTTTCGGCGAAAAGCTCGGCTGGGAGCGGCCGAACTGGTTTGCCGATCTCTTCGCTAACGAGGAGCCTAGGGATATCTACAGCTATTCCAGGCAGAACTGGTTCGAGGCCGTCGGCCGCGAGCACAGGGCGGTGCGCGAGGCGGCCGTCATCTTCGATCAGACCTCCTTCGCCAAATTCGTGCTGAAGGGCAGGGATGCCGAGGCGGCCCTCTCCTGGATCGCCGCCAACGATGTCGCAAGACCCGTGGGATCGCTCATCTACACGCAGATGCTGAACGACAAGGGCGGCATCGAATGCGATCTGACCGTCGCCCGCGTCGCCGAGAACGAATATTACATCGTCACCGGCACCGGTTTCGCCACCCATGATTTCAACTGGATCGCCCGCAATATTCCGGCGGAGATGCATGCCGAGCTGGTCGACGTCACCTCAGCCTACTCCGTGTTGTCGCTGATGGGACCGAATGCACGCGCGGTGCTGGAAAAGGTGACCGGCAGCGACGTGTCGAACGCCGCTTTCCCCTTCGGCCAGGTCAGAACCATCGGCATATCGGGCTGCCCGGTGCGGGCGTTGCGGATCACCTATGTCGGCGAGCTTGGCTACGAACTGCATATTCCCATCGAATACGCGACCACGGTCTATGACGTGTTGATGGCATCAGGCGGCGAATTCGGCCTCGTCAATGCCGGCTACCGCGCCATCGAGAGCTGCCGGCTGGAGAAAGGCTATCGCGCCTGGGGCTCCGATATCGGCCCCGACCACACGCCTGTTGAAGCCGGCCTCGGCTGGGCGGTGAAGATCAAAAAGAACATTCCCTTCCGCGGCCGCGAGGCGATCGAGCGCCAGCTTAAAGAGGGAGTGAAGAAGCGCCTCGCCTGCTTCGTTCCCGACGATCCCGATATCGTGCTGCTCGGCCGCGAAACCATCTATCGCGACGGCAAACGCGTCGGCTGGCTGTCGAGTGGCGGCTTCGGCTACACGCTGGGCAAACCGATCGGCTACGGTTATGTCCGCAATGCCGATGGCGTCACGGAGGATTTCGTCCTCTCCGGCACTTATGAGCTCGACGTCGCCAGGGAACGCATCCCCTGCAAGGTGTCGCTGGCACCGCTCTACGATCCCGATATGGCGCGGGTGAAGACGTGA
- a CDS encoding phosphotransferase, translated as MTPEDRIHALGIWRGPIEISPISGGITNRNYLVSDAVARCVVRLGTDIPIHHISRQNELAASRAAHAAGLSPAVIHHSPGVLVLDYIEARALSPEDVRTPDMLARIVPLIRACHHDIARHFRGQAMIFWVFHVIRDYAASLKESGSPYLPLLPALLGGAETLEQAAGPFEIAFGHNDLLAANFLDDGKRLWLIDWDYAGFNTPLFDLGGLASNNEFSEAAERMMLEAYFDRPLTSDLSRRYSAMKCASLLRETLWSMISEIHSTIDFDYAAYTAENLARFERAYQAFEQDR; from the coding sequence ATGACGCCTGAAGATAGGATTCATGCGCTCGGCATTTGGCGGGGCCCGATCGAAATCTCGCCGATCTCGGGCGGCATCACCAACCGGAACTATCTGGTCAGCGATGCCGTCGCGCGCTGCGTGGTCAGACTCGGCACCGATATTCCGATCCATCACATCAGCCGCCAGAACGAGCTTGCCGCAAGCCGCGCGGCGCATGCCGCCGGCCTGTCGCCTGCTGTCATCCACCATTCGCCCGGCGTGCTGGTGCTCGATTATATCGAGGCGAGGGCGCTGTCGCCGGAGGACGTAAGGACACCGGATATGCTCGCCCGGATCGTTCCGCTCATCCGCGCCTGCCATCACGACATCGCCCGGCATTTCCGCGGCCAGGCGATGATCTTCTGGGTCTTCCACGTCATCCGCGACTACGCCGCCAGCCTGAAGGAGTCGGGCAGCCCCTATCTGCCGCTGCTGCCGGCGCTGCTGGGCGGGGCCGAGACGCTGGAACAAGCGGCAGGGCCGTTCGAGATCGCCTTCGGCCACAACGACCTGCTGGCCGCCAATTTTCTCGACGACGGCAAGCGGCTCTGGCTGATCGACTGGGATTATGCCGGATTCAACACCCCGCTGTTCGATCTCGGCGGACTGGCCTCCAACAACGAGTTCTCTGAAGCGGCCGAGCGGATGATGCTGGAGGCCTATTTCGACCGGCCGCTGACATCGGATCTCAGCCGCCGCTATAGCGCGATGAAATGCGCCTCGCTGCTGCGCGAGACGCTCTGGAGCATGATTTCGGAAATCCATTCCACCATCGACTTCGATTATGCCGCCTACACGGCCGAAAATCTCGCGCGTTTCGAGCGCGCCTATCAAGCCTTTGAACAGGATCGATAA
- a CDS encoding ABC transporter ATP-binding protein — MATSVVLQKVEKRYGSLDVIHGIDLTIDPGEFVVFVGPSGCGKSTLLRMIAGLEEISGGGLLLDNERMNEVAPAKRGIAMVFQSYALYPHMSVYKNLAFGLETAGYKKADIQPKVKRAAEILQIEKLLERKPKALSGGQRQRVAIGRAIVREPRIFLFDEPLSNLDAELRVQMRVEISRLHRQLGNTMIYVTHDQVEAMTMADKIVVLNSGRIEQVGAPLDLYNNPANRFVAGFIGSPKMNFLKARIEEVGETETTIHVCGNSVRLPRRLKGEAGEDVTFGIRPEHLSLTEGAITLSTVNVDLVENLGGATMLYTTTPDGQLMTIALDGQQKVERGANVRTFFDPARCHVFDAAGKTI; from the coding sequence ATGGCAACCAGTGTCGTTCTTCAGAAGGTCGAAAAGCGCTACGGCTCGCTGGATGTGATCCATGGCATCGACCTGACGATCGATCCCGGCGAATTCGTCGTTTTCGTCGGCCCCTCCGGCTGCGGAAAGTCGACCCTTCTGCGCATGATCGCCGGTCTCGAGGAAATATCGGGCGGCGGGCTGCTGCTCGACAATGAGCGCATGAACGAGGTGGCGCCCGCCAAGCGCGGCATCGCCATGGTCTTCCAGTCCTACGCCCTCTATCCCCATATGTCGGTCTACAAGAACCTCGCCTTCGGCCTGGAGACGGCGGGTTATAAGAAGGCGGACATCCAGCCGAAGGTCAAACGTGCCGCCGAAATCCTGCAGATCGAAAAACTCCTGGAGCGCAAGCCGAAGGCGCTCTCCGGCGGCCAGCGCCAGCGCGTGGCGATCGGCCGGGCCATCGTGCGCGAGCCGCGCATCTTCCTGTTCGACGAGCCGCTGTCGAACCTCGATGCCGAATTGCGCGTGCAGATGCGCGTCGAGATCTCCCGCCTGCACCGGCAGCTCGGCAACACGATGATCTATGTCACCCATGACCAGGTCGAAGCCATGACGATGGCCGACAAGATCGTGGTGCTCAACTCCGGCCGCATCGAGCAGGTCGGCGCGCCGCTCGATCTTTACAATAACCCGGCCAATCGCTTTGTCGCAGGCTTCATCGGCAGCCCGAAGATGAATTTTCTGAAGGCCCGCATCGAAGAGGTCGGCGAGACGGAAACCACCATTCATGTCTGCGGCAATTCCGTCCGCCTGCCGCGCCGGCTGAAGGGCGAAGCCGGTGAGGACGTCACCTTCGGCATCCGCCCCGAGCATCTTTCCCTCACGGAAGGCGCCATCACGCTCTCGACCGTCAACGTCGATCTCGTCGAAAATCTCGGCGGCGCCACCATGCTTTACACCACGACGCCGGATGGCCAGCTCATGACGATCGCGCTCGACGGCCAGCAGAAGGTCGAGCGCGGCGCCAATGTGAGGACCTTCTTCGATCCGGCTCGCTGCCACGTCTTCGACGCCGCTGGAAAGACGATCTGA
- a CDS encoding Gfo/Idh/MocA family protein, which yields MAAMGKSDMSIKTVAIVGCGIGRSHIVEGYLPHADKFKVVAICDLNEERLAAVGDEFGIERRTTSFAELLADDTIDIIDICTPPGVHLEQVVAALAAGKHVVCEKPLTGSLAAVDTIMAAEKAAKGVLMPIFQYRYGDGIQKAKRIIDAGIAGKAYTASVETFWLRKPEYYAVPWRGKWATELGGVLVTHALHLHDMMMHLMGPAARVFGRVATRVNDIEVEDCASASLLMESGAFVSLSCTLGSQEQLSRLRLHFENVTFESSHEPYTPGKDPWKIIAANDDIREKIDRVVSDWQPVAPRFTTQMGQFHAFLSGQGPLPVTTVDARRALELVTAIYQSSDSGAEVPLPVGPDSPKYADWRARTK from the coding sequence ATGGCGGCAATGGGAAAAAGCGACATGAGCATCAAGACCGTCGCGATCGTCGGCTGCGGCATCGGCCGTTCGCATATCGTCGAGGGCTATCTGCCGCATGCCGACAAGTTCAAGGTCGTGGCGATCTGCGACCTGAATGAGGAGCGTCTGGCCGCGGTCGGCGATGAGTTCGGCATCGAACGGCGCACCACCTCCTTTGCGGAGCTGCTCGCCGACGACACGATCGACATCATCGATATCTGCACGCCTCCCGGCGTCCATCTGGAGCAGGTGGTCGCAGCGCTCGCCGCCGGCAAGCATGTCGTTTGCGAAAAGCCGCTGACCGGCTCGCTTGCCGCCGTCGATACGATCATGGCAGCGGAGAAAGCCGCCAAAGGCGTGCTGATGCCGATCTTCCAGTATCGCTACGGCGACGGCATCCAGAAGGCCAAGCGGATCATCGACGCCGGTATTGCCGGCAAAGCCTATACGGCCTCGGTCGAAACCTTCTGGCTGCGCAAACCGGAATATTACGCCGTGCCCTGGCGCGGCAAATGGGCCACCGAACTCGGCGGCGTGCTCGTCACCCATGCGCTGCATCTTCACGACATGATGATGCATCTGATGGGCCCGGCGGCAAGGGTCTTCGGCCGCGTCGCCACCCGCGTCAACGATATCGAGGTCGAGGATTGCGCCTCCGCCAGCCTGCTGATGGAAAGCGGCGCCTTCGTCTCGCTGTCCTGCACGCTGGGATCGCAGGAACAGTTGAGCCGGCTGAGGCTGCACTTCGAGAATGTCACCTTCGAAAGCAGCCATGAGCCCTATACGCCGGGCAAGGACCCCTGGAAGATCATCGCCGCCAATGACGACATCAGGGAGAAGATCGACCGGGTGGTCAGCGATTGGCAGCCGGTCGCCCCCAGGTTTACCACCCAGATGGGCCAGTTCCACGCCTTCCTTAGCGGCCAGGGGCCGCTGCCGGTGACGACGGTGGATGCCCGCCGGGCACTGGAACTCGTGACCGCCATCTACCAGTCCTCCGACAGCGGCGCCGAAGTGCCGTTGCCGGTCGGCCCGGACAGTCCGAAATACGCCGATTGGCGCGCAAGAACGAAGTAA